In Garra rufa chromosome 15, GarRuf1.0, whole genome shotgun sequence, a single genomic region encodes these proteins:
- the tubb2b gene encoding tubulin beta-2b chain produces the protein MGEVSVLYQLKKEQGLQLSQIFLPLRVKMREIVHLQAGQCGNQIGAKFWEVISDEHGIDPTGTYHGDSDLQLDRINVYYNEASGGKYVPRAVLVDLEPGTMDSVRSGPFGQVFRPDNFVFGQSGAGNNWAKGHYTEGAELVDSVLDVVRKEAESCDCLQGFQLTHSLGGGTGSGMGTLLISKIREEYPDRIMNTFSVVPSPKVSDTVVEPYNATLSVHQLVENTDETYCIDNEALYDICFRTLKLTTPSYGDLNHLVSATMSGVTTCLRFPGQLNADLRKLAVNMVPFPRLHFFMPGFAPLTSRGSQQYRSLTVPELTQQMFDAKNMMAACDPRHGRYLTVAAIFRGRMSMKEVDEQMLNVQNKNSSYFVEWIPNNVKTAVCDIPPRGLKMAATFIGNSTAIQELFKRISEQFTAMFRRKAFLHWYTGEGMDEMEFTEAESNMNDLVSEYQQYQDATAEEEGEFEEEGEEELA, from the exons ATGGGGGAAGTCTCCGTTCTCTACCAGTTGAAGAAAGAACAAGGTTTACAGCTTTCTCAAATCTTCTTACCTTTAAGAGTGAAAATGAGGGAAATCGTGCATCTTCAAGCTGGACAATGCGGTAACCAGATCGGAGCCAAG TTCTGGGAGGTTATCAGTGATGAGCATGGTATTGATCCCACCGGCACATATCATGGCGACAGCGATCTCCAGCTCGACAGGATCAATGTTTATTACAATGAGGCATCCG GAGGCAAATACGTGCCCCGTGCCGTGTTGGTGGATTTGGAGCCTGGTACTATGGACTCTGTGAGGTCCGGACCCTTCGGTCAGGTCTTCAGACCAGACAACTTTGTTTTTG GTCAGAGTGGTGCTGGAAACAACTGGGCCAAAGGCCACTACACTGAGGGAGCGGAGCTGGTAGACTCCGTCCTGGATGTGGTTCGCAAAGAAGCCGAGAGCTGCGATTGCCTGCAGGGCTTCCAGCTCACCCACTCTCTCGGTGGCGGCACTGGCTCCGGTATGGGCACCCTCCTTATTAGCAAGATCCGTGAAGAGTATCCCGACCGCATCATGAACACCTTCAGCGTGGTGCCTTCGCCCAAAGTGTCCGATACTGTAGTAGAGCCATACAACGCCACGCTGTCTGTCCACCAGCTGGTTGAAAACACAGACGAAACCTACTGTATCGACAATGAAGCACTGTACGACATTTGCTTCCGCACCCTTAAACTCACCACACCTTCTTATGGTGACCTCAATCATCTCGTCTCCGCCACAATGAGCGGAGTCACCACTTGCCTCAGGTTCCCTGGCCAGCTCAACGCAGATCTGCGCAAGCTGGCCGTTAACATGGTGCCCTTCCCTCGTCTCCACTTCTTCATGCCTGGCTTCGCTCCTCTGACCAGCAGAGGGAGCCAGCAGTACCGCTCCCTCACCGTACCGGAGCTCACGCAGCAGATGTTCGACGCCAAGAACATGATGGCCGCGTGCGACCCGCGTCACGGACGCTACCTCACAGTCGCCGCCATCTTCCGTGGCCGCATGTCCATGAAGGAGGTGGATGAGCAGATGCTCAATGTTCAGAACAAGAACAGCAGCTACTTCGTCGAATGGATCCCCAACAACGTCAAGACGGCCGTCTGCGACATCCCACCTCGTGGGCTCAAAATGGCCGCCACCTTCATCGGCAACAGCACTGCCATCCAGGAGCTGTTCAAGAGAATCTCAGAGCAGTTCACAGCCATGTTCAGGCGCAAGGCTTTCCTGCATTGGTACACAGGAGAAGGCATGGATGAGATGGAGTTCACCGAGGCCGAGAGCAACATGAACGACCTGGTGTCCGAGTACCAGCAGTACCAGGACGCCACCGCAGAGGAGGAGGGCGAGTTTGAGGAGGAGGGAGAGGAAGAGCTGGCTTAA
- the bcl2l16 gene encoding BCL2 like 16, which translates to MGLSDKAVIGRGLNSPDPLVREAYLMAYDYINYVTAKPGIPVGPAPSRATAALRHAGDELLTRFPIFFRRWPRVFQDVTDRTACSTLVSILDEHFAPTRRRELAWSAVLSVFVLSGQLALHCQERGMSDILPQIQECVGSYVERVICPEIRDRGGWSGFISRFGEKQNLEDQVMKVCCWSLLMLSVGIVSYFVWTRRKT; encoded by the exons ATGGGACTGTCAGATAAAGCTGTGATTGGCCGAGGCCTGAACAGTCCTGATCCATTGGTGCGTGAGGCCTACCTGATGGCATATGACTATATCAACTACGTGACAGCTAAACCAGGCATCCCAGTGGGTCCAGCACCATCCCGTGCAACGGCTGCCCTGCGTCACGCTGGAGATGAGCTGCTCACTCGCTTCCCCATCTTCTTTCGCCGCTGGCCGCGTGTTTTCCAGGACGTGACGGACCGAACGGCCTGCTCGACCCTCGTTTCCATCCTGGATGAGCACTTTGCTCCCACACGACGTAGAGAGCTTGCCTGGAGCGCCGTGCTGTCTGTGTTTGTTCTTTCTGGACAGCTGGCACTGCACTGCCAGGAGAGGGGCATGTCGGATATCCTGCCCCAGATTCAGGAGTGCGTGGGCAGCTACGTAGAGAGGGTCATCTGCCCGGAGATCAGGGACAGAGGAGGATGG TCAGGTTTCATCAGTCGTTTTGGCGAGAAGCAGAATCTTGAAGACCAGGTGATGAAGGTGTGCTGCTGGTCTCTGCTCATGCTGAGTGTTGGGATCGTATCCTACTTTGTATGGACGAGAAGAAAAACTTAG